Genomic segment of Glutamicibacter sp. JL.03c:
CTGCACGTCTGCTTCGTCCAGGCCGGTCTCGGAGTTGACGATTTCGGCGAGGCCCGCCAGGATTTCTTCGTTGCTAGCCATGGATGGCTCCTTTTCTTCAGTTGCCGGAGGACTCCGGTGTTCATTGTGGCTGTTACAAGCCCCTGCGGACAGGTTCCCGTCTTAAGCCGGTGTGCTGAAACCATGGTGCATTGGCATGCCCCGCAGTTTCGTCGGTTTAAAGCTTAGGCCAGAGATGAGCTTGCCGGTGGCATCATGGCTGTTTCGGCGCGCAAATCTTTGTGTGACTCCGGTTAGCCGGCGGTATGCTCGGCGACGAAGGCCTTGGCTGCCTCCAGATCGGCAGGCGACTTGACCGCCAGGGTCTTCACGCCCTTCAGTCCGCGGCGAGCCAGTCCGACCAGGGTTCCGGCGGGAGCCAGTTCCAGGACTCCGGTTACGCCAGCAGCGGCCAGGGTCTCCATGCACAGGTCCCAGCGCACCGGGCGCGAGACCTGGGCAACGAGCGAGTCGAGGTTCGACGGTCCATCGGCGACCGGCTGGCCATCGAAGTTGGACAGCAGCTGGACGCTAGGATCGGCCGGAGTGAGCGTATCAGCCAGCTGCTTGAGTGCGCCTACCGCTGGCTGCATGTGCGAGGTGTGGAATGCGCCGGCGACCTTCAGCGGAATCACGCGCGCCTTGGCTGGCGGGTTCTCGGCCAGCTCGGCGAGCTGTTCGGCGGTGCCGGCGGCAACGATCTGCCCGCCACCGTTAGCGTTGGCCGGGGTGAGGCCCAAACCGTCCAGAGTCGAGAGCACTTCTTCGGGATCGCCGCCGAGGACGGCCGCCATGCCGGTCGGGGTCGCTGCTGCTGCCTCGGCCATGGCGTTGGCGCGCACCTTGACGAAGTTCATGGCGTCGGCTTCAGCCAGGGCGCCGGTCAATGCCGAGGCGGTGATCTCGCCAACCGAGTGGCCGGCGACGATGCTGCCGGCTGGCAACTGGTCGCCGAACAGCGCGCGGGCGGTCACCAAGCCTGCGGCGACGATCAGTGGCTGCGCAATGGCGGTGTCCTTGATGGTCTCCTCGTCGGAGACGGTGCCGTGGGCGGTGAGGTCACGCTCGGTGATGGCGCTGAGGGCGGCCAGATGATCGGCAACACCTTCGACTTCGAGCCATTCGGCGAGGAAACCTGGGGTCTGGGAGCCCTGTCCGGGGCAAACGATTGCTAACACTCTTACAGCTTTCCAAATATCAGGAGCTTTTGGCGCTTCATTTCGGTACCAAGCTCGAGGTGACTGTTTGTGGGAACTCTACAAAAGCTTATCGCATGGCGAACCAAAGTTCCCATGTAATGCGCTATGAGCGAGCGCAAAGGTGTGCTGCGTCATGCATTGTCTTTGGGTGAAGCCTACAAGTTGAACTCATGGAGCCGGCCGTAGAGCAGGGCCGATTGGAGCACGAAGGCATCCCGTGGCACCAATGGGTCCCAGCCGCTGACTTCGCTGACCCGCTTGAGCCGGTAGCGCACCGTATTGGCATGGACAAAAAGCTCACGCGCCGTGCCTTCCAGGGAATGGCCCAAGGCCAGGTAGCTCGATAGCGTGTCCAGCAGCCCGTTGGACGCCTGCTGCAGCGGCTGATAAACCTGTTCGATCAGCGCGGTGCGGGCCAGCTGATCACCATTGCTGGCCCGTTCTGGCCATAGGTCATCGGCACTGACCGGGTTGGGTGCCTGTGGCCATGCGCGGGCCGCGCTGTAACCGGCGACCGCGGCGACCGCGGCATGGTGCATGTCCTTCACAGTGGCGGCCAGCGGTGAATAGACCACCGGGCCGGGGCCGAAGAACCGGGTGAAGCGGGTGAGGTCAACCTCGTCGAACTTGGTATCCGAAAGCATCAGCACCGACCGGTCGCCGAGCACCCCGACCAGCGAGTCGCGCGAATAGCGGGTGGCGACCCGGCGCAGGGTCGAGACGAAGGTCGCGGAGTTGGCAGCCGGAGTGGTGCCCACCAGAATGCGGATGTCCTTCTGCGATTTCCAGCCGATGGCGGCGATCCGGGAGGCCAGCGAATCGTGGGCTTCGCCATGGAGCACCGCATCCACCACGTGGGCTTCGAGCCGGGAGTCCCAGGCGCCGCGGGTTTCGGCGGCGCGGGCGTACACGTCGGCGGCGGCGAACGCGACCTCGCGCGAGTAGCGCAGCACCGCTTCGCGCAATGCCGCTTGTTCGGACTCGGTGGCGATGTCCGGAACCTGGGATTCGACCACCTCCACGATGGTGCGCAGAAGCCCCAGGGCTTTTTGCAGCGAGATCGACCGGGTCAACTCCGTGGGCGCGGCGCCGAAAACGTCTGTGACCACCCAGGAGGGGGTGGAGGACGGGTCCTCGTACCAGGTCACGAACGTGGAGATGCCTTTTTGGGCGATCAGGCCCAGGGCCGCGCGCTCGTTGGGTTCCAGGGACCGGTACCACGGCAGCTGCTGGTCCAGGTATTTCAGGGCGGTGGTGGACAGCACGCCGATATGGCTTTGGAGCCGCTTGAGCGTTTGCGGGCTCGGCGGCTGGTGGTGGCTGGATCGGTTTTTTGGTGTGGCGGCATCGAGTTCGGGACTCATGATTCCAAGCTTAGTGACTTTTGCCCCGCAATGCGCATGTCAGGCAGGGTTATTAAAAAGCGCCTGCCCCGCTACGGAATCACCGTCGCGGGGCAGGCGCAGAACACGGCACGTGGTGCCGACCCTCAGGTCTAGGCGTCGCCGCCTGCGTTGCCGGACTTGCCGGCGTTCGGGTTGTTCAGATCGTACTTGGCGTGGGCCTTCACCGCGGTGTCCGCAGGGATTTCGCCACGCTCAACCAGCGACTGCAAGGTCTGGACCACCAGGGAGTGGGCATCGATCTTGAAGAAGCGGCGGGCTGCTGCACGGGTATCCGAGAAGCCGAAGCCGTCAGCGCCCAAGGTGTGGAATTCACCTGGGACGTATGGGCGGATCTGCTCAGGGACTGCGCGCATGTAGTCGGTGGTCGCGATGACCGGGCCCGGGGTGGACTCCAGCTTGGAGGTCACGTACGGGGTGCGGCGTGCCTTGGATGGGTCGATCAGCACTTCGTCGTCGGCGTTCATGCCGTCGCGAGCCAGTTCGTTCCACGAGGTCACGGACCAGACATCGGCGGAAACGCCCCACTCTTCGGCGAGGATTTCCTGTGCTTCCAGAGCCCAAGGCACGGCCACGCCCGAGGCCAGCAGCTGTGCGCGCGGGCCGTCGGTGGTGGCTTCCTTGAGCAGGTGGATGCCCTTGATGATGCCTTCCACGTCAACGTTTTCCGGCTCAGCTGGCTGGCTGATTGGCTCGTTGTACACGGTCAGGTAGTACATCACGTTTGGATCCTGGTGGGTTCCGCCGTACATGCGATCCAGGCCGGAGCGCATGATGTGGCCGATCTCGTAACCGTAGGCAGGATCGTAGGTGATCACTGCCGGGTTGGTCGACGCCAGGATTGGCGAGTGGCCATCCGCGTGCTGCAGGCCTTCACCGGTCAGGGTGGTGCGGCCGGCGGTAGCGCCGATGATGAAGCCGCGAGTCATCTGGTCGCCGGCAGCCCAGAACTGGTCGCCGGTGCGCTGGAAGCCGAACATCGAGTAGAACACGTAGATCGGGATCAGCGGTTCATCGTGCGTCGAGTAGCTGGTGCCGGCCGCGGTGAATGCCGCCACAGCGCCGGCCTCGTTGATGCCCGGGTGGATCAGCTGGCCTTGAGGGGATTCCTTGTAGGCCAGAACCAGGTCGCGGTCTACGGACAGGTAGTTCTGGCCACCTGGGTTGTAGATCTTCGCGGTCGGGAAGAACGAGTCCATGCCGAAGGTGCGCGATTCGTCGGGGACGATCGGCACGATGCGGTGGCCGAATTCCTTGTCGCGCATCAGGTCCTTGAGCAAGCGGACGAAGGCCATGGTGGTGGCTGCCTGCTGCTTGCCGGAACCGCGCTTGGCGATGGCGTAGGCCTTGTCGCCAGGCAATGGAAGCTTGACCGAGCTCTCCTTGCGGCGGGTTGGCACCGAGCCGCCCAGAGCCGCACGGCGTTCCATCATGTACTTGTACTCGGCCGAATCCTCGGCAGGGCGGTAGTACGGTGGCGAGTACAGGTCGGCTTCGAGCTGCGCGTCGGTGATCGGGATGCGCAGGTGATCACGGAACTGCTTGAGGTCTTCCATGGTCAGCTTCTTCATCTGGTGGGTCGCGTTGCGAGCCTCGAAGTGCGAACCCAGGCCGTAGCCCTTAACGGTCTTGGCCAGGATGACAGTTGGCTTGCCCTTGAATTCAACGGCTGCCTTATATGCTGCGTAAACCTTGTGGTAGTCGTGGCCACCGCGCTTCAGGTTCCAGATCTCGTCATCGGTCATGTCGGCAACCAATTCCTTGGTTTCCGGACGCTGGCCGAAGAAGTGCTCACGCACGAAGGCACCGGACTCAGCCTTGTAGGTCTGGTAGTCGCCATCCGGGGTCTGGTTCATGATGTCAACCAGGGCGTTGGTCTTGTCGGCTTCGAGCAGGGCATCCCACTCGCGGCCCCAAGTTACCTTGATGACGTTCCAGCCGGCGCCGCGGAAGAAGGCTTCCAGTTCCTGCATGATCTTGCCGTTACCGCGAACCGGGCCGTCAAGGCGCTGCAGGTTGCAGTTGATGACGAAGTTCAGGTTGTCCAGCTTCTCGTTGGCTGCCAGCTGCAGGAAGCCGCGCGACTCTGGCTCGTCCATTTCGCCGTCGCCCAGGAAGGCCCAGACCTGCTGGTCGCTGGTGTCCTTGATGCCGCGGTTCTGCAGGTAGCGGTTCAGCTGAGCCTGGTAGATGGCGTTTGCCGGGCCGATACCCATCGACACGGTCGGGAATTCCCAGAAGTCAGGAAGCGAACGTGGGTGCGGGTAGGAAGGAAGCGCGTGGCCTTCCTTGGAGTGCTCCTGGCGGAAGCCGTCCATATCCTCTTCGGACAGACGGCCTTCGAGGAATGCGCGTGCATACATGCCAGGGGAAGCGTGGCCCTGGAAGAAGACCTGATCGCCGCCGCCTGGATGGTTCTTGCCACGGAAGAAGTGGTTGAAGCCAACTTCGTAAAGAGTGGCCGCACCCGCGTAGGTGGAGATGTGTCCGCCGACGCCGATGGCTGGGTTCTGGGCACGGTGCACCATGATTGCTGCGTTCCAACGCATGAATGCGCGGTAACGGCGTTCGATGGCTTCGTCGCCCGGGAAGTCTGGTTCCTGATCCACAGGAATGGTGTTCACGTAGTCGGTGGTGGTCACATGGGGGACCCCCACGGACTTGGCACCTGCACGCTGCAAAAGCGAGCGGATAATGAACTGAGCACGCTCGGTGCCCTGGGATTCTACGAGAGAATCAAACGAGTCCATCCATTCCTGGGTTTCCTCAGGATCCTGATCTGAAAGCTGGTAAGTCAACCCGCTACGGATCTGGGAGATGTGTTCCTCTACAGCCACTGAAGCTCCTTGATTGAATTGCGGCTCCGCTGCGTTGCAGTTTTCCACTGCGATGCGACGGTTTTGGGACAACGGGTGCAGTAACACTGGAGTGATGTGCACTGTCGGTTCATATGCAACTCTAATGTCATTTTTGCGGGCTTGGGAGCATATTTCTGGTCCAAAAACCGCTTAAATCTGACTTATAAAGTGACTTACACAATATCGTATGGGAGCTATCTGGATAATGCACCTGTCGGTATGATGTGGACCACCGAATTCTGGGTTATATTTGTTCGGCGTGTTATTGCTGCAGCGCTTGAATGGAACAGGAAAACCGTGTTTCGTTGGTAGTAACGCTTTGCACCAGCAGGAGGAATGAAGTGAGCGACGCCGTATCGGCAAACCTGGAGCCCGCCAAAAAAATGGGGTTCCAAAATGAAAACCTTATTCAGGAACTGGGTTACGACGATGACGTGGATTACGATCTGCGTGACTCGATCGAGGATCTGATTGGTTCAGAGCTGCTCACCGAAGAGGATCATGACGTTGTCGACGCAGTTATCTTCTGGTGGCGCGATGGCGATGGAGACCTTGTAGATTCGTTGATGGATGCGTTGAACTGCTTGGAGGAGAGCGGCGTAGTCTGGCTGCTCACCCCGAAGCAGGGCCGCGAAGGTCACGTATCCCCAGCACTAATTCAGCAGGAGGCGCCAAGCGCTGGCCTGCATGTGACGACCAGTGAAGGCGTATCGGAGGACTGGTCCGCAGTCCGCCTGGCCCCACGTAAGAAGAACTAATGATTCAAGCAGGTTCGCGCCTGTTCGATTTCTCGCTGCAAAATCAATACGGCGAGTCGATAACCAGCACAGGGCTTTCCCAAGGCCGAGTGCTGGTTGTCTTTTACCCGTGGGCATTTTCGCGAGTCTGCGGTTCGGAGCTGGCGGCGCTTAATGAAGAACAGGATTACTTTGCCCAACGCGGAGTGCGGGTCGTTGGCATTTCCGTCGACCATAAATTCACGCTTCGCAACTATGCGGAATCGATGGAACTGAAGTTCGAGCTACTCGCGGATTTCTGGCCACACGGGGAAGTGGCGCGGCGCGTTGGAGCTTTCGACGTAGATCAAGGCGTGGCGACCAGGCTCTCGCTGCTCGTCGACGATGGCGTGGTTCGCAATATTTTCCATGGTGCGATGAACGAAGCGCGCGAGATTCAGGACTACAAGGACGCCATCGATGCCCTGTAGGGATGGCTGAAGTTGATTGTGCTCCAGTTCACGCGGAAAATGCGGTTCTCGATTTGCGCGCCACCAAATATCTCTGTAAAGTTATTCCTCGTTAGCTTTCAAGGCGAACATGGTTAGGGCCTTTAGCTCAGCTGGTAGAGCGTCACGTTTACACCGTGAATGTCATCGGTTCGATCCCGGTAGGGCCCACCAATCAAAAACCCACGTCAGTCCTCGTAAAAGAGGGTCTGGCGTGGGTTTTTTATTTGCTCTAATCCAAAATCGTCTTGCGCCAAGGCTTATAGGCAATAAATGGTGTCTGGCCCGGGCATGTCACCCGGACCAGACCACTTCAAAACTTTGAATTAGCGGGTTATGTCCCAAAAAGTGTGTACAGATGACGCGCCGAGGTAGGTTCATCGACGCCCTCCCCACCCTTTTTGGATGCCATTCCCGTCTTCCCAGCTGAAATGCTGGTCGTAAAGCGCTGGCCCGATCGATTCCTCCGGCAGGGGTTTCGGCTTCGGATTGTCGGCCCAGTGATGATGTTGCACGAACGACCATGGATCCTTCGGATTCTCGGCGTATTGATACAAATGCCAGCGCACGAGCGCCATGGAATGCTGCGGCGTCAAACCACGATGCAGCCGCAGCTGTTCCTTGATGCCGGCGTTGATGCCGCCTTCCAAGGGGCTGGTGGTCTTGGGCAGCAGCTCGCCGGGCTGGGCGAGGTCCAACCATGGAAACAGGTGGTCTTTCGTGAGCAGGAAGTGCAATAGCCGCTCAGCGCGACGCAGCCCGATATGCGTGTACCACCAGGTCTGGTGCGGCTTGACCCGGGTGGGCCTGGCAGCGGTGTTGTCCTTCGCGTAGGTGCGTTCCTTGAGCGTGACTGCGTGCATGGACTGCCACTGATAGAACTGCTCTGTCCAATTCGCTGCTTCGCTTTTCGTGCTGACTTTCATCAGTGCCCTTGTGAGAGCCAGCAGCTGTTGGCCTGGGACGGTGCGTGGATTCAGGGTCAGGTGCTTGATGATGCTCTGACGGATATGGAAGAAGCAACGCTGGATCTTGGTGTCGGGCCAGAGCGCGGTGAGCACGGATTCCAGGGCGCCGTTGCCGTCGATGACCGCGATCTGCGGCGGGGTCATGCGCTGGAGGAGGCGGGTCCACGACGCGGTCTTTTCGCGGTCGCAGAATTGCCAGTCGATGATGTGTTTACCGTTGAACGCGGTCAATGCGCAGTAGCCGTTGAAGTAGGTGCCATCGAGCATGAGGTACCGGTGCTGCTCGCCGGTTCGCTCCAGGC
This window contains:
- a CDS encoding transposase — protein: MLDGTYFNGYCALTAFNGKHIIDWQFCDREKTASWTRLLQRMTPPQIAVIDGNGALESVLTALWPDTKIQRCFFHIRQSIIKHLTLNPRTVPGQQLLALTRALMKVSTKSEAANWTEQFYQWQSMHAVTLKERTYAKDNTAARPTRVKPHQTWWYTHIGLRRAERLLHFLLTKDHLFPWLDLAQPGELLPKTTSPLEGGINAGIKEQLRLHRGLTPQHSMALVRWHLYQYAENPKDPWSFVQHHHWADNPKPKPLPEESIGPALYDQHFSWEDGNGIQKGWGGRR
- the aceE gene encoding pyruvate dehydrogenase (acetyl-transferring), homodimeric type, giving the protein MAVEEHISQIRSGLTYQLSDQDPEETQEWMDSFDSLVESQGTERAQFIIRSLLQRAGAKSVGVPHVTTTDYVNTIPVDQEPDFPGDEAIERRYRAFMRWNAAIMVHRAQNPAIGVGGHISTYAGAATLYEVGFNHFFRGKNHPGGGDQVFFQGHASPGMYARAFLEGRLSEEDMDGFRQEHSKEGHALPSYPHPRSLPDFWEFPTVSMGIGPANAIYQAQLNRYLQNRGIKDTSDQQVWAFLGDGEMDEPESRGFLQLAANEKLDNLNFVINCNLQRLDGPVRGNGKIMQELEAFFRGAGWNVIKVTWGREWDALLEADKTNALVDIMNQTPDGDYQTYKAESGAFVREHFFGQRPETKELVADMTDDEIWNLKRGGHDYHKVYAAYKAAVEFKGKPTVILAKTVKGYGLGSHFEARNATHQMKKLTMEDLKQFRDHLRIPITDAQLEADLYSPPYYRPAEDSAEYKYMMERRAALGGSVPTRRKESSVKLPLPGDKAYAIAKRGSGKQQAATTMAFVRLLKDLMRDKEFGHRIVPIVPDESRTFGMDSFFPTAKIYNPGGQNYLSVDRDLVLAYKESPQGQLIHPGINEAGAVAAFTAAGTSYSTHDEPLIPIYVFYSMFGFQRTGDQFWAAGDQMTRGFIIGATAGRTTLTGEGLQHADGHSPILASTNPAVITYDPAYGYEIGHIMRSGLDRMYGGTHQDPNVMYYLTVYNEPISQPAEPENVDVEGIIKGIHLLKEATTDGPRAQLLASGVAVPWALEAQEILAEEWGVSADVWSVTSWNELARDGMNADDEVLIDPSKARRTPYVTSKLESTPGPVIATTDYMRAVPEQIRPYVPGEFHTLGADGFGFSDTRAAARRFFKIDAHSLVVQTLQSLVERGEIPADTAVKAHAKYDLNNPNAGKSGNAGGDA
- a CDS encoding redoxin domain-containing protein — its product is MIQAGSRLFDFSLQNQYGESITSTGLSQGRVLVVFYPWAFSRVCGSELAALNEEQDYFAQRGVRVVGISVDHKFTLRNYAESMELKFELLADFWPHGEVARRVGAFDVDQGVATRLSLLVDDGVVRNIFHGAMNEAREIQDYKDAIDAL
- a CDS encoding PucR family transcriptional regulator — protein: MSPELDAATPKNRSSHHQPPSPQTLKRLQSHIGVLSTTALKYLDQQLPWYRSLEPNERAALGLIAQKGISTFVTWYEDPSSTPSWVVTDVFGAAPTELTRSISLQKALGLLRTIVEVVESQVPDIATESEQAALREAVLRYSREVAFAAADVYARAAETRGAWDSRLEAHVVDAVLHGEAHDSLASRIAAIGWKSQKDIRILVGTTPAANSATFVSTLRRVATRYSRDSLVGVLGDRSVLMLSDTKFDEVDLTRFTRFFGPGPVVYSPLAATVKDMHHAAVAAVAGYSAARAWPQAPNPVSADDLWPERASNGDQLARTALIEQVYQPLQQASNGLLDTLSSYLALGHSLEGTARELFVHANTVRYRLKRVSEVSGWDPLVPRDAFVLQSALLYGRLHEFNL
- a CDS encoding ACP S-malonyltransferase, with product MLAIVCPGQGSQTPGFLAEWLEVEGVADHLAALSAITERDLTAHGTVSDEETIKDTAIAQPLIVAAGLVTARALFGDQLPAGSIVAGHSVGEITASALTGALAEADAMNFVKVRANAMAEAAAATPTGMAAVLGGDPEEVLSTLDGLGLTPANANGGGQIVAAGTAEQLAELAENPPAKARVIPLKVAGAFHTSHMQPAVGALKQLADTLTPADPSVQLLSNFDGQPVADGPSNLDSLVAQVSRPVRWDLCMETLAAAGVTGVLELAPAGTLVGLARRGLKGVKTLAVKSPADLEAAKAFVAEHTAG
- a CDS encoding DUF3052 domain-containing protein; amino-acid sequence: MGFQNENLIQELGYDDDVDYDLRDSIEDLIGSELLTEEDHDVVDAVIFWWRDGDGDLVDSLMDALNCLEESGVVWLLTPKQGREGHVSPALIQQEAPSAGLHVTTSEGVSEDWSAVRLAPRKKN